A single Parabacteroides timonensis DNA region contains:
- the pyrB gene encoding aspartate carbamoyltransferase — MKSKSLVSIDQCTKEDILRILDNARKFEENPNRKLLEGKVAATLFFEPSTRTRLSFETAVNRLGGRVVGFQDASTTSSSKGETLKDTILMVSNYVDLIIMRHHLEGAARYASEVTDIPIINAGDGANQHPSQTMLDLYSIQKTQGKLTDLNITMVGDLKYGRTVHSLIVGMSHFNPTFHFVAPDELRMPDEYKNFCDEHGIKYYEHTTFDEEVINQTDILYMTRVQRERFTDLEEYERVKNVYILRNKMLENSRENLRILHPLPRVNEIAYDVDDNPKAYYIQQARNGLFARQAIICEVLGINI; from the coding sequence ATGAAAAGTAAAAGTTTAGTTTCTATCGATCAATGTACCAAAGAGGACATTCTTCGTATTCTGGATAACGCCAGGAAGTTTGAGGAGAACCCGAACCGAAAGTTACTGGAAGGAAAAGTGGCTGCGACCCTGTTTTTTGAACCTTCTACCCGTACGCGCTTGAGCTTTGAAACAGCTGTTAACCGTCTGGGCGGACGGGTTGTCGGATTTCAGGATGCTTCGACCACAAGTTCTTCAAAGGGCGAAACGCTGAAAGATACGATCCTGATGGTAAGCAACTATGTAGACCTCATCATCATGAGACATCATCTGGAAGGTGCTGCCCGCTACGCATCGGAAGTAACAGATATTCCAATCATCAACGCCGGAGACGGAGCCAATCAGCATCCCTCGCAGACGATGCTCGATCTCTATTCGATCCAAAAGACACAAGGAAAACTGACCGACCTGAATATCACAATGGTGGGCGACCTGAAATACGGCCGTACGGTACATTCGCTGATCGTCGGCATGTCGCACTTTAATCCTACTTTTCATTTCGTGGCACCGGACGAACTTCGCATGCCGGACGAATACAAGAACTTCTGCGATGAACACGGTATCAAATATTACGAACATACTACCTTCGATGAAGAAGTGATCAACCAGACAGATATTCTTTACATGACACGTGTACAACGCGAACGCTTCACCGACCTGGAAGAATACGAACGGGTAAAGAATGTATATATCCTGCGCAACAAGATGCTGGAAAATAGCCGTGAAAACCTTCGCATACTTCACCCGCTACCCCGCGTCAACGAGATCGCCTATGATGTAGACGATAATCCGAAAGCCTACTATATCCAGCAGGCACGCAACGGACTGTTTGCCCGCCAGGCTATTATTTGTGAAGTTTTAGGTATCAATATTTAA
- the pyrI gene encoding aspartate carbamoyltransferase regulatory subunit yields MSVEKKRELQVAALENGTAIDHIPPSQLFKVAKLLGLENMDNTITIGNNFHSNKMGCKGVIKISDKFFEEDEINRIALIAPKVILNIIRDYEVVEKKTVTLPDELVGLVKCNNPKCITNNEPMPSRFEVIDKEKGTIKCHYCERKINKEDIIIK; encoded by the coding sequence ATGTCAGTAGAAAAGAAAAGAGAATTGCAGGTAGCCGCTTTAGAGAACGGAACTGCTATCGACCATATCCCCCCCAGTCAGTTATTTAAAGTAGCCAAGTTGCTGGGCCTTGAAAATATGGATAACACAATCACGATCGGAAACAATTTCCACAGCAATAAAATGGGTTGTAAAGGTGTGATCAAGATCTCCGATAAATTCTTTGAAGAAGATGAGATCAACCGTATCGCCCTGATCGCTCCTAAAGTGATCCTGAACATTATCCGTGATTACGAGGTTGTAGAAAAGAAAACGGTCACTTTGCCGGACGAACTGGTTGGCCTGGTAAAATGTAACAATCCGAAATGTATCACCAATAACGAACCGATGCCAAGTCGCTTCGAAGTGATCGACAAGGAAAAAGGCACGATCAAATGTCATTATTGTGAACGTAAGATCAACAAAGAAGATATCATTATTAAATAA
- a CDS encoding flavin reductase family protein, translated as MKQNWKPGTMIYPLPAVMVSCGSEPSEYNIITVAWVGTICTNPPMCYISVRPERHSYPVLKKNMEFVINLTTRELAYATDWCGVNSGKDHHKFEEMGLTPGKATLVNCPTIEEAPLCIECRVKEVIALGSHDMFIADVLNVQADDRYLDPQTGAFDMQRADLLAYSHGKYYGLGDFVGKFGWSVKKKK; from the coding sequence ATGAAGCAGAACTGGAAGCCCGGTACCATGATCTATCCATTGCCAGCAGTAATGGTTAGTTGTGGCAGCGAACCTTCAGAATACAATATCATTACTGTGGCGTGGGTTGGTACGATTTGTACCAATCCACCCATGTGTTATATATCCGTACGTCCCGAACGTCACTCTTATCCTGTTCTGAAAAAGAATATGGAATTTGTTATCAACCTGACCACACGCGAACTGGCTTATGCTACCGACTGGTGTGGTGTGAACTCGGGAAAAGACCATCATAAATTTGAGGAAATGGGACTTACACCGGGCAAAGCGACCCTGGTCAATTGTCCTACCATAGAAGAAGCTCCTCTCTGTATCGAATGCCGGGTGAAAGAAGTAATTGCCCTGGGCAGTCACGATATGTTTATCGCCGACGTACTGAATGTACAGGCAGACGACCGGTATCTGGACCCGCAAACAGGGGCATTCGACATGCAACGTGCCGACCTGTTGGCTTACTCGCATGGAAAATATTACGGATTGGGAGACTTTGTCGGTAAGTTCGGCTGGTCGGTGAAAAAGAAAAAATAA
- a CDS encoding porin family protein: MKKIFLLLFMSFAGISVQAQKFIQIEDKAFNFGAKVGVNSTFPIVNSLRIDDVEAENIRLQYKVGYQASIFCRINIDRFFIQPDLSWYRTEGDIFFSLPETESTATMIGKTSGNDQLKLKSTSLELPVMIGYYLVKEGPYALSMMVGPKLKYNYKLRYTTHFSELTNEYINDNTPFGIGIAAGLGVSIWRLFFEFTYEFGINQIESDFKDRSSQLPVERTISIDKRTNMMSFSLGFLF; encoded by the coding sequence ATGAAAAAGATCTTCCTTCTGTTGTTTATGTCTTTTGCCGGTATCTCGGTCCAGGCACAAAAGTTTATCCAGATCGAGGATAAGGCTTTTAATTTCGGAGCTAAAGTCGGTGTCAATTCAACTTTCCCGATCGTGAACTCGCTCAGGATCGATGATGTTGAAGCTGAGAACATCCGGTTACAATATAAGGTAGGTTATCAAGCTTCTATCTTTTGTAGGATCAACATCGACCGTTTTTTTATCCAGCCTGATCTGTCCTGGTATCGGACAGAAGGCGATATCTTTTTCTCACTACCAGAAACAGAAAGTACCGCTACCATGATAGGTAAGACTTCCGGAAACGACCAGCTTAAACTCAAGTCTACTTCTTTGGAACTCCCGGTTATGATCGGATATTATCTGGTGAAAGAGGGTCCGTATGCTCTCAGTATGATGGTCGGACCTAAATTGAAATATAATTATAAGTTACGCTACACGACCCATTTCTCTGAACTTACCAATGAATATATCAATGACAATACCCCTTTCGGTATAGGCATTGCCGCCGGGCTGGGCGTAAGTATCTGGCGTCTGTTCTTTGAATTTACCTACGAGTTCGGAATCAACCAGATCGAATCCGATTTCAAAGACCGATCATCACAATTGCCTGTCGAACGAACTATTTCGATCGACAAGCGTACCAATATGATGAGTTTCTCACTGGGATTTCTTTTCTGA
- a CDS encoding PD-(D/E)XK nuclease family protein: protein MKPFLYQIASIFYQQYGAEVSKLAFVFPNRRTGLFFQKYLSEVDEKPLFSPTILTINDLFVQLSGKQTADRINMLFMLYDIYIRHSGSTETFDEFLYWGEMLLNDFDDVDKYMADARMLFTNVTDLREIENDFSFLDEDQIAAIRTFWSSFYPKGDSPNQEEFLAVWKILYTLYDDLKKSLAAEGKGYEGMIFREVVEQMEQDRCCDLPYTKVVFVGLNALSVAEERFLLQLQKREIADFYWDYASAKVTDPANKASYFVERNLKNFPSKYPLPKEEEVNTNIEVIGIPSGIGQAKQVYSLLNELCKEDEMSPEEALRTAVILPDEHLLIPVLNAIPEQIRRINVTMGYPLAGTPVASLMEYILALQKNVRYVDRQPMFYFRDVLPILNHRYISTTNPETVSFLIRDIAENNKIYITSADLGKTPLLSVLFTPVTDVETFSDYLINVLQELNKVMYTLSEEEDEDATQRTNDIEQEFIFHYFTTVNRMKEIMQDTGIEMKIDTYFRLLKRVTDTITIPFRGEPLSGLQIMGVLETRALDFDRLIILSMNEGIFPLRKAANSFIPYNLRRGFGLPTYEHQDSVWAYHFYRLIYRASHVSLLYDTRSNGLQTGEVSRFVHQLHYHYEQPMHDKLVVYNVSSAKTPALQVQKTDEVMARLAAFRKGGVRAISASAVNTYLDCPLKFYFSVVEGIREEEEVSETIESNVFGSILHKVMEELYEPLCGKMVTADLLKAIKKDTPVLTGAIARAFAEVFFKTDVVRPLTGQNFLIGEMIRKYVEKILERDSKLTPFKYIESEKKINCLFTLSDRSEIQLKGFIDRIDEVRDAIRIIDYKSGSGTSTFTTVESLFDMEEKDRAKAVMQVFMYSLMYGEVPAGKILQPGIYYMRTLFSDSFDAAVSRRIERNRSERVTDYSDYSAAFEAGLRNCLDEIFGREKPFVQTPTEKACAWCPFKDICGK, encoded by the coding sequence ATGAAACCATTCTTATACCAGATAGCTTCAATATTCTATCAGCAATACGGTGCGGAAGTCAGCAAGCTGGCTTTTGTGTTTCCTAACCGCCGAACGGGACTTTTCTTTCAGAAATATCTTTCGGAGGTAGACGAGAAACCTCTTTTCTCGCCAACCATCCTTACGATCAACGATCTGTTCGTGCAGCTAAGCGGTAAGCAGACAGCCGACCGTATCAATATGCTGTTTATGTTATACGATATATACATACGTCATAGCGGTTCGACAGAAACATTCGACGAATTCCTGTATTGGGGTGAGATGCTACTGAACGATTTCGACGATGTCGATAAATACATGGCAGATGCACGTATGCTCTTTACCAACGTAACCGACTTGCGCGAGATAGAGAATGATTTCAGTTTTCTGGACGAAGATCAGATTGCCGCTATCCGTACTTTCTGGTCCTCATTCTATCCGAAAGGCGATTCGCCCAACCAGGAAGAATTCCTTGCTGTATGGAAAATACTTTATACACTGTATGATGACCTGAAGAAGTCTCTCGCTGCCGAAGGCAAAGGCTATGAGGGAATGATCTTCCGTGAGGTTGTCGAGCAGATGGAGCAGGATCGTTGTTGCGACCTGCCTTATACAAAGGTGGTCTTTGTAGGACTGAACGCCCTTTCTGTTGCTGAGGAACGTTTCCTCCTGCAGTTGCAGAAAAGAGAGATCGCCGATTTCTACTGGGATTATGCTTCTGCCAAGGTGACCGACCCTGCTAACAAGGCCTCTTATTTCGTGGAACGCAACCTGAAGAACTTCCCTTCGAAATACCCTCTTCCCAAAGAAGAAGAGGTAAACACAAATATCGAAGTGATCGGTATCCCTTCGGGCATCGGCCAGGCCAAACAGGTCTATTCCTTATTGAATGAGCTCTGCAAAGAAGATGAAATGAGTCCCGAAGAGGCATTGCGTACGGCTGTTATCCTGCCGGACGAACATTTGCTTATCCCTGTGCTCAATGCAATTCCCGAGCAAATCCGCCGTATCAATGTTACGATGGGGTATCCGCTGGCCGGTACGCCAGTGGCTTCACTGATGGAATATATTCTGGCATTGCAAAAGAATGTCCGTTACGTAGACCGGCAGCCGATGTTTTATTTCCGTGATGTATTGCCTATACTGAACCATCGGTATATCAGTACCACGAACCCGGAAACCGTCTCTTTCCTGATCAGGGATATAGCCGAGAACAATAAGATATATATTACTTCTGCCGATCTGGGGAAAACACCTCTTCTTTCCGTCCTGTTCACTCCGGTAACGGATGTCGAGACCTTTTCCGATTACCTGATCAATGTATTGCAGGAGCTGAACAAGGTTATGTACACCCTCTCCGAAGAAGAGGATGAAGACGCCACCCAGCGGACCAATGATATCGAACAGGAATTTATCTTCCATTATTTCACGACTGTGAACCGTATGAAAGAGATCATGCAGGACACCGGTATTGAAATGAAGATCGACACCTATTTCCGCCTGCTGAAACGTGTGACGGATACGATCACGATCCCTTTCCGGGGCGAACCGCTTTCCGGCCTGCAGATCATGGGGGTACTGGAAACCCGTGCACTCGATTTCGACCGCCTGATCATTCTTTCTATGAATGAAGGAATCTTCCCGTTGAGGAAAGCGGCCAATTCGTTTATCCCGTATAACTTGCGTCGTGGATTCGGATTACCCACTTACGAGCATCAGGACAGTGTTTGGGCCTATCACTTCTATCGCCTGATCTATCGGGCAAGCCATGTCAGCCTATTGTATGACACCCGGAGTAACGGATTGCAGACGGGGGAGGTGAGCCGTTTCGTTCATCAGCTGCATTATCATTATGAACAGCCGATGCATGATAAATTGGTTGTCTATAATGTCTCGTCCGCTAAGACTCCGGCCTTACAGGTACAAAAGACCGATGAGGTGATGGCGCGTCTGGCTGCATTCCGTAAGGGCGGTGTACGTGCCATTTCCGCCAGTGCCGTAAATACCTATTTGGATTGTCCGCTTAAGTTCTATTTCTCGGTCGTTGAAGGTATCCGTGAAGAAGAGGAGGTGAGTGAGACGATAGAGAGTAATGTGTTCGGTAGTATCCTGCATAAGGTAATGGAAGAATTATATGAACCTCTTTGTGGAAAGATGGTGACAGCCGATTTACTGAAAGCCATCAAAAAAGATACTCCGGTACTGACCGGCGCCATTGCACGTGCATTCGCTGAGGTCTTTTTCAAGACAGACGTGGTGCGTCCGCTGACAGGTCAAAACTTCCTGATCGGAGAGATGATCCGCAAATATGTGGAAAAGATACTGGAGCGCGACAGCAAATTGACTCCGTTCAAATATATCGAATCCGAAAAAAAGATCAATTGCCTCTTTACCTTAAGCGACCGGTCGGAGATCCAGTTAAAGGGATTTATCGACCGTATCGACGAGGTGCGGGATGCCATCCGTATCATCGACTACAAGAGCGGTAGCGGAACATCTACGTTTACAACGGTAGAAAGCCTGTTCGATATGGAAGAGAAAGACCGGGCGAAGGCTGTGATGCAGGTCTTTATGTATTCTTTGATGTATGGTGAAGTCCCGGCAGGGAAAATACTTCAACCGGGAATTTATTATATGCGTACGCTTTTCTCGGACTCGTTCGATGCCGCTGTAAGTCGTCGTATAGAAAGAAACAGATCGGAGCGGGTAACTGACTATTCCGACTATTCGGCCGCTTTCGAAGCCGGTTTGCGTAATTGCCTGGATGAAATATTCGGTCGCGAGAAACCATTCGTGCAGACTCCGACAGAAAAGGCCTGTGCCTGGTGTCCTTTCAAGGATATATGCGGAAAATAA
- the mgrA gene encoding L-glyceraldehyde 3-phosphate reductase codes for MESIYKANEDRYNGMMYRRCGRSGILLPAISLGLWHNFGSVDVFSNFIRIAHTAFDNGITHFDLANNYGPVYGSAEENFGRILKKGLGAYRDELLISTKAGYDMWPGPYGNWGSRKYLMASLDQSLKRMGLDYVDIFYSHRPDPETPLEETMGALADIVRQGKALYVGISNYNAEQTAKALAILNEHRVPCLIHQARYSLFDRWTEPDLLPLLKEEGVGMIAFSPLAQGMLTNKYLHGIPENSRAAKSTGHLQREQVTEEKINKIRRLNELAMERGQTLAEMALAWLLKDDRVTSVLVGASSVDQLLDNLKALENISFTAEEQERIEKI; via the coding sequence ATGGAAAGTATATACAAGGCAAATGAAGACAGATACAACGGAATGATGTATCGTCGTTGCGGTCGTAGCGGGATACTGCTGCCGGCTATTTCACTGGGGTTATGGCATAACTTCGGAAGTGTGGACGTATTCAGCAACTTTATCAGGATCGCCCATACCGCTTTCGACAATGGGATCACCCATTTTGATTTGGCTAATAATTACGGACCGGTCTACGGATCGGCGGAAGAGAACTTCGGCAGGATATTGAAAAAAGGCCTCGGCGCCTATCGTGACGAGCTCCTTATCTCGACCAAAGCCGGCTACGATATGTGGCCCGGCCCGTATGGAAACTGGGGAAGCCGTAAATATCTGATGGCAAGTCTCGACCAGAGCCTGAAACGTATGGGCCTCGATTATGTGGATATTTTCTATTCACACCGCCCTGATCCGGAAACGCCTCTGGAAGAAACGATGGGCGCACTGGCCGATATAGTCCGTCAGGGGAAAGCCTTGTATGTCGGCATTTCGAATTATAATGCAGAGCAGACAGCGAAAGCCCTCGCGATATTGAATGAACATCGTGTGCCCTGCCTGATCCATCAGGCACGTTATTCTTTGTTCGACCGTTGGACTGAACCCGATTTATTGCCTTTACTGAAAGAAGAAGGAGTCGGTATGATTGCCTTTTCACCTTTGGCACAAGGAATGCTGACTAATAAATACCTGCATGGAATACCTGAAAACTCCAGGGCTGCCAAATCGACCGGACACTTGCAACGTGAGCAGGTGACGGAAGAAAAAATAAACAAGATCCGCCGGTTGAACGAACTGGCGATGGAACGTGGACAGACATTGGCGGAAATGGCGTTGGCCTGGTTGCTGAAAGACGACCGCGTAACCAGTGTACTTGTCGGAGCCAGTTCGGTAGATCAATTATTAGATAATCTGAAAGCATTGGAGAATATCAGTTTTACAGCGGAAGAGCAGGAAAGGATTGAAAAAATATGA
- the porU gene encoding type IX secretion system sortase PorU has protein sequence MKGLLAKSSFVCLFCFCLSFSLPAKERYTQSSVLSSGSWVKIAIDKDGIYKLTDAELENMGFSDPSKVAVFGYGGWPLDEDFSKPYIDDLPAVPVLRKDGYLLFYGRGTRKWEYKNEQYTGQTGRKTFVHTNNPYSEYGYYFLTSSQNVKEMETIKSESKDAVEVFDTFDDYLLHEKDLVSLNTSGRELYGESLMSSISVPFNNVEGIVQEDAVVECRLIARTDVANNFTLSIKDEEVAKGVVPSVGSNFYHRDLLSYIKAKSAEAYGFWTGKKDKNFSIKVNYSERNNKTAFLDYIRVHLKRELRTYNEPTFFRNVSSIGHKSRFTIKNANSNTIVWDVTDALNPKVMETELSGMNLSFVIPEANQLREFVVIQLDKTIPSISAKEAQMVTNQNLHGSEQVDMVIISPLAFKSEAERLQKAHEEKDGLIIRIFTPEEIYNEFSSGTPDATAYRRLMKMFYDRGKDNAKSPKYLLLFGDGSFDNRFLTKDWKDVSESERKNMLLTYQTTESLDMYSYPVDDYFGFLEDDSENAIYNYDSNKDQYPTSTATLNIAIGRFPVRTRKQAAQIVDKIISYMNNSDLGMWKNNLCFIADDGSNADKYDTVHQVDTEQLTIMLEENKNSKGYIVNKIYFDAFKKDLGGGGKYPEVEERIMEKLRNGMFLLNYVGHGNTESLSDELVIKHNDILKYTYKHLPLWITATCDFCRFDAVATSAGEDVFLREKSGGIALFTTSRVAFTGINKAINSRFMDQLFNEENSQHLTLGDVMKQTKLKNYAGNSRKLGFCLIGDPALKLSYPKHRVQVTTINGSAIEKDTVVFNANAWVTVEGNIIDTKGSLVSDFNGELRTKILDGYRRDSTLGNNPYKNKIYYHDYFNTVFEGGGSVKDGKFKFTFKVPKDISYSAKTCGKMSLYAFDKTRGEDAQGYFNKFLANGTKDDPDNDTQGPEIRSLFLNDSTFVSGDQVNNTPYFYAKLWDKSGINVTGSSIGHDITLNIDNNPATNYTLNRYYEFVPDSEGEGIVRFAVPALKPGLHEAEFKVWDIMNNPTTCTFQFEVVEGLKPFLTRIIATPTPAKGNVKFHLSYNRPETQMKVGIMVYDISGRLHWKHEETGSSELFKDYVVDWDLRNNAGSHVRPGIYLYRAAISTNNSKEATETEKMIILW, from the coding sequence ATGAAAGGATTGTTAGCGAAAAGCAGTTTTGTCTGTCTGTTTTGTTTTTGCCTGTCGTTCTCTTTACCAGCAAAAGAACGGTATACCCAAAGTTCTGTGTTGAGTAGTGGAAGTTGGGTGAAAATAGCAATCGATAAAGACGGAATCTATAAACTGACGGATGCCGAATTGGAGAATATGGGTTTTTCCGATCCTTCGAAAGTGGCCGTGTTTGGTTATGGCGGTTGGCCGTTAGATGAAGATTTCTCGAAACCCTATATAGATGATCTGCCAGCTGTTCCGGTGTTGAGGAAAGACGGTTACTTGCTTTTTTATGGGCGGGGAACCAGGAAGTGGGAGTATAAGAATGAGCAATATACCGGTCAGACAGGAAGAAAGACCTTTGTTCATACAAATAATCCTTATTCTGAATATGGATATTATTTCCTTACTTCTTCTCAGAACGTGAAAGAAATGGAGACGATAAAATCAGAGTCTAAAGATGCAGTGGAAGTATTTGATACTTTTGACGATTATCTTTTGCATGAAAAGGATTTGGTTTCTCTCAATACTTCGGGGCGTGAACTTTATGGAGAGTCGCTTATGTCATCGATATCAGTGCCTTTCAATAATGTAGAAGGGATAGTGCAGGAAGATGCTGTGGTGGAATGTCGGTTAATTGCCAGAACGGATGTTGCTAATAATTTTACTCTTTCGATAAAGGATGAAGAAGTTGCGAAAGGAGTTGTACCCAGCGTAGGTTCAAACTTTTACCACCGAGATCTTCTTTCTTATATAAAAGCTAAGTCAGCCGAAGCGTATGGTTTCTGGACCGGAAAGAAAGACAAGAATTTTTCTATTAAAGTAAACTATTCTGAAAGAAATAATAAAACAGCATTTCTGGATTACATTCGTGTACATCTGAAAAGAGAACTTCGAACTTATAATGAACCGACCTTTTTCCGTAATGTTTCGTCGATAGGACATAAATCCCGTTTTACAATAAAGAATGCCAACTCAAATACAATTGTGTGGGATGTTACGGATGCGTTAAATCCGAAAGTGATGGAGACGGAGTTGAGCGGAATGAATTTGTCATTTGTAATTCCTGAAGCAAATCAGCTAAGAGAGTTTGTGGTTATTCAGCTGGACAAGACGATTCCGTCTATTTCTGCAAAAGAGGCACAAATGGTTACTAATCAGAATCTGCATGGGTCTGAACAGGTCGATATGGTGATTATCTCTCCTTTGGCTTTTAAAAGTGAGGCGGAAAGATTGCAAAAAGCGCATGAAGAGAAAGATGGTCTGATTATCCGGATATTTACTCCGGAAGAGATCTATAACGAATTTTCAAGCGGAACACCAGATGCCACGGCTTATCGACGTCTGATGAAAATGTTTTATGACCGGGGTAAAGACAACGCAAAATCTCCTAAATATCTTCTGCTTTTTGGAGATGGTTCGTTTGATAACCGGTTCCTGACGAAAGATTGGAAGGATGTGAGTGAGAGTGAGAGAAAGAATATGTTACTTACCTACCAAACGACTGAGTCATTGGATATGTATTCGTATCCGGTAGATGATTATTTTGGTTTTCTGGAAGATGATAGTGAAAATGCTATTTATAACTATGATAGTAACAAGGATCAATATCCGACATCAACTGCAACATTGAATATTGCCATCGGACGTTTTCCAGTCCGTACTCGAAAACAAGCAGCACAGATTGTCGATAAGATTATTTCTTATATGAATAATTCAGATTTAGGTATGTGGAAAAATAATTTGTGCTTTATAGCCGATGATGGTAGTAATGCTGATAAATATGATACTGTTCATCAAGTCGATACGGAACAATTGACAATTATGTTGGAAGAGAATAAGAACTCCAAGGGATATATTGTTAATAAAATCTATTTCGACGCCTTTAAAAAAGATTTGGGAGGTGGTGGCAAATATCCGGAAGTGGAAGAGAGGATTATGGAAAAGCTGAGAAATGGCATGTTTCTCCTTAACTATGTTGGCCACGGAAACACGGAGAGCTTGAGTGACGAGTTGGTGATAAAGCATAACGATATTTTGAAATATACCTATAAGCATTTGCCTCTGTGGATCACTGCGACCTGTGACTTTTGTCGTTTTGATGCTGTTGCTACCTCTGCTGGAGAGGATGTGTTTTTGAGGGAAAAGAGTGGAGGTATCGCTTTGTTTACGACTTCCCGTGTTGCTTTCACTGGTATCAATAAGGCGATCAACAGCCGGTTTATGGATCAGTTATTTAATGAGGAAAATAGCCAACATCTTACGTTAGGTGATGTAATGAAGCAAACAAAGTTGAAAAATTATGCAGGAAATAGTCGTAAACTAGGCTTCTGCCTGATCGGTGATCCGGCATTGAAGCTATCTTATCCGAAGCATCGTGTTCAGGTTACGACAATTAACGGTTCGGCGATAGAAAAAGATACGGTTGTATTTAATGCAAATGCTTGGGTGACTGTGGAGGGGAATATTATTGATACGAAAGGAAGTCTTGTATCTGATTTTAATGGAGAATTGCGTACAAAGATCCTGGATGGCTACCGAAGAGATTCCACATTGGGAAATAATCCTTATAAAAATAAGATCTATTATCATGATTACTTTAATACCGTTTTTGAAGGAGGCGGTTCTGTGAAAGACGGTAAGTTCAAATTCACCTTTAAAGTACCAAAGGATATTTCCTATTCAGCGAAAACTTGCGGCAAAATGAGTTTATACGCTTTTGACAAGACCAGGGGTGAGGATGCACAAGGTTATTTTAATAAATTCCTTGCCAATGGGACGAAAGATGATCCGGATAATGATACACAAGGTCCTGAAATACGATCCTTGTTTCTGAACGACTCTACTTTTGTGAGTGGGGATCAGGTGAATAATACCCCTTATTTCTATGCAAAACTCTGGGACAAAAGCGGTATAAATGTGACAGGCAGTAGTATCGGACATGATATAACACTCAATATCGATAATAATCCGGCAACGAACTATACGTTAAACCGGTACTATGAATTTGTTCCCGATTCGGAAGGAGAAGGCATTGTTCGATTTGCTGTTCCGGCATTGAAACCGGGTTTACATGAAGCCGAATTCAAGGTTTGGGATATAATGAACAATCCTACGACTTGTACTTTTCAATTCGAAGTAGTGGAAGGCCTGAAACCTTTTCTTACCCGTATCATCGCTACTCCGACCCCGGCCAAAGGTAACGTGAAGTTTCATCTTTCATACAACCGGCCTGAGACACAGATGAAGGTCGGTATCATGGTCTACGATATTAGCGGACGCCTGCATTGGAAGCATGAGGAAACAGGATCGTCCGAATTATTCAAAGACTATGTGGTCGATTGGGATTTGAGAAATAATGCAGGCTCGCATGTACGCCCCGGCATTTATTTATACCGTGCCGCTATCAGCACCAATAATTCGAAAGAAGCAACTGAGACGGAGAAAATGATTATTTTATGGTGA
- a CDS encoding aldose 1-epimerase family protein — MKTLSNDLLTIQVSPHGAELSSIVANATGKEYLWQANPAFWKRHSPILFPIVGSLWNNEYRHNGITYPLSQHGFARDKDFELIKETETELRFKLTENEDTLKLYPFPFYLEIGYRLAGNQIEIVWVVKNTGSEELHFQIGAHPAFYYPSYNENSEKRGFFAFDRTEGLKYKLIQEKGCIGNQEYPLTLDKEGLLPLDTHTFDKDALVLEDSQVKRVDLLNQNGSSYLTVYFTAPVVGLWSPPAKNAPFVCIEPWYGRCDRVNYTGEYKDRDWMQHLQPGEIFNASYLVEIHK; from the coding sequence ATGAAAACATTATCAAACGATTTACTAACCATCCAGGTGTCTCCTCATGGTGCCGAACTAAGCAGCATTGTTGCCAACGCCACAGGAAAAGAATATCTCTGGCAAGCCAATCCGGCATTTTGGAAACGTCATTCACCGATTTTGTTCCCTATTGTCGGCAGTCTATGGAATAATGAATACCGACACAACGGCATCACTTATCCGCTTTCGCAACATGGTTTTGCCCGAGACAAAGACTTCGAACTGATAAAGGAAACCGAAACGGAACTTCGTTTTAAACTGACTGAAAATGAAGATACGCTAAAACTATACCCATTCCCGTTCTATCTCGAAATCGGTTACCGCCTGGCCGGTAATCAAATAGAAATCGTATGGGTTGTGAAAAATACCGGTAGCGAAGAACTGCACTTCCAAATCGGAGCACATCCTGCATTCTATTACCCCAGTTATAATGAAAACAGTGAAAAACGCGGTTTCTTTGCCTTCGACCGCACAGAAGGACTAAAGTATAAACTAATTCAGGAAAAAGGCTGCATAGGAAATCAGGAATATCCTTTGACACTCGATAAAGAAGGATTGTTACCACTGGATACGCACACTTTCGACAAAGACGCATTGGTACTCGAAGACAGTCAGGTGAAACGGGTCGATTTGCTCAACCAAAATGGTAGCTCCTACCTCACTGTTTATTTCACCGCCCCTGTAGTCGGCCTGTGGTCGCCACCTGCGAAAAATGCACCTTTTGTCTGCATCGAACCCTGGTACGGTCGTTGCGACCGGGTAAACTATACCGGTGAATACAAGGACAGAGACTGGATGCAACATCTACAACCAGGAGAGATATTCAATGCAAGCTATCTGGTGGAGATTCATAAATAA